A region of Cucumis melo cultivar AY chromosome 2, USDA_Cmelo_AY_1.0, whole genome shotgun sequence DNA encodes the following proteins:
- the LOC103494072 gene encoding uncharacterized protein LOC103494072, producing MDFWNKARSFAEEAAKRSQELTLEAARRSQELTIGSSRLSDIVSETAKRSKEFATEASKRADQIKAEAVKRADLIKHLVERTPPSGVLEKKASDEETREEDLQRFGINEELRDFVKGITMSTFRDFPLEDDSEMSNVPTVSNISQDLTEWQAKHASLVLSTVKEISKLRYELCPRIMKERKFWRIYFLLVNRHIAPYEKKYVEGVVLKSDKPVEDGMMEPVKAEITSTSQEKKTAPTSSSSDQDLDVFLLGDLGDSDEGPDDGDDDGFDDDFDKMVDTSDDEEDKL from the exons ATGGATTTCTGGAACAAAGCTCGAAGTTTCGCCGAGGAAGCTGCGAAGCGCTCGCAGGAGCTAACTCTTGAAGCTGCAAGGCGTTCCCAAGAGCTCACCATCGGATCCTCTAGATTGTCCGACATCGTTTCTGAAACTGCTAAACGCTCCAAGGAATTCGCTACTGAGGCCTCCAAACGAGCTGATCAAATCAAAGCGGAAGCTGTTAAGCGAGCCGATCTCATCAAGCACTTGGTCGAGAGGACTCCGCCGTCCGGCGTCCTTGAGAAGAAGGCTTCAGATGAAGAGACGCGGGAAGAGGATTTGCAGAGGTTTGGTATAAACGAAGAGCTGAGAGACTTCGTTAAAGGCATCACTATGAGTACATTTCGGGATTTTCCACTCGAAG ATGATTCAGAAATGTCCAATGTCCCCACAGTCTCAAATATCAGTCAGGATTTAACTGAGTGGCAGGCGAAGCATGCAAGTCTTGTTCTTTCAACTGTCAAG GAAATTTCTAAGTTACGTTATGAATTATGTCCACGCATTATGAAGGAGAGAAAATTCTGGAGGATTTACTTTTTACTGGTGAACAGGCATATTGCACC CTATGAGAAAAAGTACGTGGAGGGCGTCGTGCTGAAATCAGATAAACCAGTTGAAGATGGAATGATGGAACCTGTTAAAGCTGAAATAACATCTACATCTCAGGAGAAGAAAACTGCTCCAACCTCCTCATCAAGTGACCAAGACTTGGATGTATTTCTTCTTGGAGATCTTGGAGACAGTGATGAAGGTCCAG ATGATGGAGATGATGACGGCTTTGATGATGATTTTGACAAAATGGTTGACACTTCG GATGACGAGGAAGACAAATTGTAG
- the LOC127148128 gene encoding uncharacterized protein LOC127148128 translates to MHKILDVHLDRLRAWITDKRTDDELRETFHGKKSKAFFRDLFMCRRWLSDEHLDALFLFIRLKIKAAGIPSSQNFTTADTIFMRILVSKWPLYKECIKENRPFDWDEEYRLVDYVVGSKVDFQDPWASVDYVYSPFNVHGNHWVLLCLDLVSCQVKVWDSLPSLTTAEEMTNILLPIRQLVSKLLDSTGFFDRRGRSSTYKEPWPVVIVDSIPLQRNNCDCGVFAIKYFEYIAAGVGLDTLCQENMSYFRKQLAFQLWTNTPMY, encoded by the exons atgcacaaaatacttgacgtccatttagatagacttcgagcttggattacagacaagcgtacagacgatgagctgcgtgaaacctttcatgggaaaaaatcgaaggcttttttcagagacttgtttatgtgtcgccggtggttgtcggatgag catttggatgcactttttcttttcattcgcttgaagattaaggcagccgggataccttcttctcagaacttcacaactgcagacacaatctttatg cgcattttagtttcgaagtggcccctatacaaagaatgtattaaagagaatcgcccgtttgactgggacgaagagtataggttggttgactatgttgtcgggtcaaaagtggacttccaagatccttgggcaagtgttgattacgtttactctccattcaatgtccatggcaaccattgggttctattatgcttggatttggtaagttgtcaagtgaaggtatgggattcgcttccgtcacttacaactgccgaagagatgacaaacatattactgcccattcgacagttggtgtcaaagttgttagatagtactggcttctttgataggagaggtagatcatcgacatacaaggaaccttggccagttgtcattgttgactcaattccacttcaacgaaataattgtgattgtggcgtattcgcaattaagtattttgagtacatagctgctggtgttggtttagatacattatgtcaagaaaacatgtcatactttagaaaacaattagcatttcaattat